The proteins below are encoded in one region of Aeromonas veronii:
- a CDS encoding phospholipase D-like domain-containing protein, which yields MIPAEFALLDDPGAALKLRCQLIRSARSRIQAQYYSWDEDGSGKLLLAELLHAARRGVRVQLLIDDLYAGDNRLLEMVAHEPGIEVRLFNPFWLRGWRRLTLLLEGLLSFRRINHRMHNKLLLVDGCQGVIGGRNIGDRYFGLGDAPHFVDLDLACRGAICQQAEQGFSLYWRSRWSRPIRRLLRRKLLSAEVTAVNGFLLTLTEPGVAALYDLPATLFDDEPVPLRWHGGQGELCFDRPGKGLVARPTMARELSRRLLSNPGALRLVSPYLILTRSLRRSFRRQREAGVSITILTNSLASTDVPLVYGAYRRHKPWLARQQIALFELNDETLSLHAKLVLMGEEEALLGSFNLDPRSLMLNTELMLHLHSPSLCAELQQWLERWLQVSVHRVAAPSAMRRLLAKLSDWLPLHPWL from the coding sequence TTGATCCCCGCCGAATTTGCCCTGCTGGACGATCCTGGCGCCGCCCTCAAGCTGCGTTGCCAGCTGATCCGCAGTGCCCGCAGCCGGATCCAGGCCCAGTATTACAGCTGGGACGAGGATGGCAGTGGCAAGTTGCTGTTGGCCGAGCTGCTGCACGCCGCCAGGCGCGGGGTGAGAGTGCAACTGCTGATCGACGATCTCTATGCCGGTGACAATCGCCTGCTGGAGATGGTGGCCCATGAACCGGGCATCGAAGTGCGCCTGTTCAACCCTTTCTGGCTGCGGGGCTGGCGCCGGTTGACCCTGCTGCTCGAAGGACTGCTGAGTTTTCGACGGATCAATCACCGCATGCACAACAAGCTGCTGCTGGTGGATGGCTGTCAGGGGGTGATCGGGGGTCGCAACATCGGCGATCGCTACTTCGGATTGGGGGACGCCCCCCATTTCGTCGATCTGGATCTGGCCTGCCGGGGGGCCATCTGCCAGCAGGCCGAGCAGGGTTTCTCACTCTATTGGCGCAGCCGCTGGAGTCGCCCCATCCGCCGCCTGCTGCGGCGAAAATTGCTGTCCGCCGAGGTGACGGCGGTCAATGGTTTCCTGCTCACCCTGACCGAACCCGGGGTGGCTGCTCTTTATGATCTGCCCGCCACCCTGTTCGACGATGAGCCCGTCCCCCTGCGCTGGCATGGGGGGCAGGGCGAACTCTGCTTCGACAGACCAGGCAAGGGGCTGGTGGCCCGGCCAACCATGGCGCGGGAGCTGAGCCGCCGCCTGCTCAGCAATCCGGGGGCGTTGCGGTTGGTGAGTCCTTACCTGATCCTGACCCGCAGCCTGCGGCGCAGTTTCAGACGGCAGCGGGAGGCGGGGGTGAGCATCACCATATTGACCAACTCCCTGGCCAGCACGGACGTGCCCCTGGTCTATGGGGCCTATCGTCGGCACAAACCCTGGCTGGCGCGCCAGCAGATCGCGCTGTTCGAGCTGAATGACGAGACCCTGAGTCTGCACGCCAAGCTGGTGCTGATGGGGGAGGAAGAGGCGCTGCTCGGCAGCTTCAACCTGGATCCCCGCTCCCTGATGCTCAACACCGAGCTGATGCTGCACCTGCACAGCCCCTCGCTGTGCGCCGAGCTGCAGCAGTGGCTGGAGCGCTGGCTGCAGGTCTCCGTCCATCGGGTTGCTGCCCCGTCGGCGATGCGGCGTCTGCTGGCGAAGCTGAGCGACTGGTTGCCATTGCATCCCTGGCTGTGA
- a CDS encoding acyl-CoA desaturase has translation MERPPIIMTNTLLFTLSGLTALIAVPWYGLTHAYDLWQWLSFLLLFCYCGISITAGYHRLWSHKAYKAHPILQWLFAIGGALALQNSALHWSSDHRRHHRHVDDNHQDPYSAGRGFWYSHIGWMLREYQGEVYHDYSNVRDLQNNPVVAFQHRHYLALTLGTNIGIPLLLGLIHGDLLGMLLLAGVLRMVMTHHTTFFINSLAHIWGSQPFTDRNSARDNGILAFFTFGEGYHNFHHLFENDYRNGIRWWQFDPTKWLIRSAAWCGLAKDLRSCPEERIEQARLQMQLKRAQARLHKQDDRELWQALLQEEYDKLSQQIQHYYASRKRLLELRRRKALARYDRLKLQLEYRTLRDGFIASKRNWSRLLAGIA, from the coding sequence ATGGAACGTCCCCCGATCATCATGACCAACACCCTGCTGTTCACCCTCTCCGGGCTGACGGCACTGATTGCTGTGCCCTGGTACGGGCTGACCCATGCCTACGATCTCTGGCAGTGGCTCAGCTTCCTGCTGCTGTTCTGCTATTGCGGCATCTCCATCACCGCCGGTTACCACAGGCTCTGGTCCCACAAGGCCTACAAGGCACACCCGATCCTGCAGTGGCTCTTCGCCATCGGCGGAGCCCTCGCCCTGCAGAACTCGGCCCTGCACTGGTCCTCGGATCATCGCCGCCACCATCGCCACGTGGATGACAACCATCAGGATCCCTACAGCGCCGGCCGCGGCTTCTGGTACTCCCACATCGGCTGGATGTTGCGGGAGTATCAGGGCGAGGTCTACCACGACTACAGCAACGTGCGGGATCTGCAGAACAACCCTGTCGTCGCCTTTCAGCACAGGCACTACCTGGCCCTGACCCTCGGCACCAACATCGGCATCCCGCTGCTGCTGGGGCTGATTCACGGGGATCTGCTCGGCATGCTGCTGCTGGCCGGGGTGCTGCGCATGGTGATGACCCACCACACCACCTTCTTCATCAACTCCCTCGCCCACATCTGGGGCAGCCAGCCCTTTACCGATCGCAACAGCGCCCGGGACAACGGCATCCTGGCCTTCTTCACCTTCGGCGAGGGGTATCACAACTTCCACCACCTGTTCGAGAACGACTACCGCAACGGCATCCGCTGGTGGCAGTTCGATCCCACCAAGTGGCTGATCCGAAGCGCTGCCTGGTGCGGGCTGGCGAAGGATCTGCGCTCCTGCCCGGAGGAGCGCATCGAGCAGGCCAGGTTGCAGATGCAGCTGAAACGGGCCCAGGCCAGGTTGCACAAGCAGGATGACAGGGAGCTGTGGCAGGCCTTGCTGCAGGAGGAGTACGACAAGCTGAGCCAGCAGATCCAGCACTACTACGCGAGCCGCAAGCGGCTGCTGGAGCTGCGCAGGCGCAAGGCGCTGGCCCGTTACGACAGGCTGAAGCTGCAGCTGGAATACCGCACCCTGCGCGATGGCTTCATCGCCAGCAAACGCAACTGGAGCCGATTGCTGGCTGGTATCGCCTGA
- the fabR gene encoding HTH-type transcriptional repressor FabR produces MGIRAQQKEKTRRTLIEAAFSQLCANRSFSNLSLREVAREAGIAPTSFYRHFRDMEELGLTLVDEGGLTLRQLMRQARQRIAGGGSVISTSVQTFMEFVENNPNIFRLLLRERSGTSAAFRQAVAREIQHFIAELTDYLEATTEAPREEAFIQAEAMVTIVFSAGADALDMTSEECKALSDRTISQLRMIAMGAEVLNRKRRESLS; encoded by the coding sequence GTGGGTATTCGCGCGCAACAAAAAGAAAAAACTCGGCGTACGCTGATCGAGGCTGCATTCAGTCAACTCTGTGCCAACCGCAGCTTCTCCAACCTCAGCCTGCGGGAAGTGGCACGGGAGGCGGGCATAGCGCCGACCTCCTTCTACCGCCATTTCCGTGACATGGAAGAACTGGGGCTGACCTTGGTGGACGAGGGCGGGCTGACCCTGCGCCAGCTGATGCGTCAGGCACGTCAGCGCATCGCCGGGGGCGGCAGCGTCATCAGCACCTCGGTGCAGACCTTCATGGAATTCGTGGAAAACAACCCGAACATCTTCCGCCTGCTGCTGCGCGAGCGCTCCGGCACCTCGGCGGCTTTCCGTCAGGCGGTGGCCCGGGAGATCCAGCATTTCATCGCCGAGCTGACCGATTACCTGGAGGCGACCACGGAGGCGCCGCGGGAGGAAGCCTTCATTCAGGCCGAGGCCATGGTCACCATCGTCTTCAGTGCAGGCGCAGATGCCCTCGACATGACCAGCGAGGAGTGCAAGGCCCTCTCCGATCGCACCATCAGCCAGTTGCGGATGATCGCCATGGGGGCCGAGGTACTGAATCGCAAGCGTCGTGAATCACTCTCTTAA
- a CDS encoding YijD family membrane protein, with translation MHEPNPIPKKPLLLAMLVGICGDAFLSVVTESAVPFSFFPLIALVLAAYQLYQHYRHEPMVGNTPTCMLLSFFIGVFGHSALIKVQYPELGSNFFSLITMLLLLAVLSIKLGISVGKKAKE, from the coding sequence ATGCATGAACCGAACCCTATCCCGAAGAAACCCCTGCTGCTGGCGATGCTGGTGGGCATCTGTGGTGATGCCTTCCTGTCGGTGGTGACCGAGTCGGCCGTGCCTTTCTCCTTCTTCCCCCTGATTGCCCTGGTACTGGCGGCTTATCAGCTCTACCAGCACTATCGTCATGAACCCATGGTGGGAAATACCCCGACCTGCATGCTTCTCAGCTTTTTCATCGGTGTTTTCGGCCATTCAGCATTGATCAAGGTGCAATACCCGGAGCTTGGCAGCAATTTCTTCTCCCTGATCACCATGTTGCTGCTGCTGGCGGTGCTCTCCATCAAACTCGGCATCAGCGTGGGGAAAAAAGCAAAGGAGTGA
- a CDS encoding DUF1145 domain-containing protein — translation MKRVFNLLAMGVLLFFWLGVILALLGTLPGKLNGFLPVCGLIVALMHWVQASLIKAACKPYFAVTRLEFTQVLVFGIFGMMEIRAKLQAIIDAKQKGTPPEGN, via the coding sequence ATGAAGCGGGTGTTCAATCTGTTGGCGATGGGCGTATTGCTGTTCTTCTGGCTCGGCGTAATCCTCGCGCTGCTGGGTACCCTGCCGGGCAAGCTGAACGGCTTCCTGCCGGTCTGCGGCCTGATCGTGGCCCTGATGCACTGGGTACAGGCCAGCCTCATCAAGGCTGCCTGCAAGCCCTACTTCGCGGTCACCCGGCTCGAGTTCACCCAGGTGCTGGTCTTCGGCATTTTCGGCATGATGGAGATCCGCGCCAAGCTGCAAGCCATCATCGACGCCAAGCAGAAAGGCACGCCCCCGGAGGGCAACTGA
- the rsmD gene encoding 16S rRNA (guanine(966)-N(2))-methyltransferase RsmD: MPRVKTSRNNPNPKPSSQGKSGFVRIISGQWKGRKLPVRDLDGLRPTTDRVKETIFNWLAPHVRGTRCLDLFAGSGSLGLEALSRYAEQVTLIEMDKGAAEQLRKNLAVLGSQQGSVIQADAVSWLQGPATPFDLVFLDPPFRRELLPQVCDLLEQRGWLAPDALIYLEREKEMADLALPASWQLLKDKQAGQVCYQLYVRDTRHDSAV, encoded by the coding sequence ATGCCCAGAGTGAAAACCAGCCGTAACAACCCCAACCCCAAGCCTTCTTCACAAGGCAAAAGCGGGTTCGTAAGAATCATCAGCGGCCAATGGAAGGGGCGTAAACTGCCGGTCAGGGACCTGGATGGACTCAGACCCACCACGGATCGCGTCAAGGAAACCATCTTCAACTGGCTGGCCCCCCATGTACGCGGTACCCGCTGTCTCGACCTGTTTGCCGGTAGCGGCAGCCTGGGGCTGGAGGCGCTCTCTCGCTACGCCGAGCAAGTGACCCTGATCGAGATGGACAAAGGGGCCGCCGAACAGCTCAGAAAGAATCTGGCGGTGCTCGGCAGCCAGCAGGGCAGTGTCATCCAGGCTGATGCCGTCAGCTGGTTGCAGGGGCCGGCGACCCCCTTCGATCTGGTGTTCCTGGATCCACCCTTTCGCCGTGAGCTGCTGCCCCAGGTGTGTGACCTGCTGGAGCAGCGGGGCTGGCTGGCGCCGGATGCCCTCATCTATCTTGAACGGGAAAAAGAGATGGCCGATCTGGCGCTGCCCGCCAGCTGGCAGCTGCTCAAGGACAAGCAGGCCGGCCAGGTTTGCTATCAGCTCTATGTACGGGACACCCGGCATGACTCTGCGGTGTGA
- the ftsY gene encoding signal recognition particle-docking protein FtsY, whose protein sequence is MAKGLFSWLGFGRKKEEAEVAPSEAPAATPVIAEPEGSAAPAPVADAPLPEAAVTTAEEFPETPDAGPLVVEECASELEPVIVNEALIADEAAEAQEAARQKAKEAAHVAAEAQAATEARIAAEAQAAEAARIAAEAQAAEEARIAAEAQAAEESRIAAETQAAEEARIAAETQAAEEARIAAETQAAEEARLAAEAQAAEEARLAAEAQAAEEARIAAEAQAAEEARIAVEAQAAEEARIAKEAQRAEDLRLVAAMEAEAAALAALPLAAKVDDDTQEKPQREGFFARLKRSLVRTKENIGSGFFGLFSGKKIDDELFEELETQLLTADLGVDTTSRIIDGLIQHADRKQLKDAEALYGLLKQDMGEMLTKVEQPLVIDTSKKPYVILMVGVNGVGKTTTIGKLAKQFQAEGKNVMLAAGDTFRAAAVEQLQVWGQRNNIPVIAQHTGADSASVIYDAIEAARSRGADVLIADTAGRLQNKSNLMEELKKVVRVMKKLDEEAPHEVMLTLDAGTGQNALSQAKLFSEAVGLTGITLTKLDGTAKGGVIFAVADKFQIPIRYIGVGEGIDDLRPFVANDFIEALFSRDE, encoded by the coding sequence ATGGCAAAAGGTTTGTTTTCCTGGCTGGGTTTCGGCCGCAAGAAAGAAGAGGCCGAGGTCGCCCCATCAGAGGCCCCCGCAGCCACCCCGGTGATCGCAGAGCCCGAGGGCAGTGCCGCCCCCGCTCCCGTTGCTGATGCTCCCCTGCCCGAGGCAGCCGTTACTACCGCCGAAGAGTTCCCCGAAACGCCGGATGCAGGTCCGCTGGTGGTGGAAGAGTGCGCCTCCGAGCTGGAGCCCGTCATCGTCAACGAGGCCCTGATCGCTGATGAGGCGGCCGAGGCCCAGGAGGCCGCACGTCAAAAGGCTAAGGAAGCTGCTCACGTTGCTGCCGAGGCGCAGGCCGCCACAGAGGCTCGTATTGCCGCCGAAGCGCAGGCAGCGGAAGCTGCTCGCATTGCTGCTGAAGCGCAGGCTGCCGAAGAGGCTCGCATTGCCGCCGAAGCGCAGGCTGCCGAAGAATCTCGCATTGCTGCTGAAACGCAGGCTGCCGAAGAAGCTCGCATTGCTGCTGAAACGCAGGCTGCCGAAGAAGCTCGCATTGCTGCTGAAACGCAGGCTGCCGAAGAGGCTCGCCTTGCCGCTGAGGCGCAGGCTGCCGAAGAGGCTCGCCTTGCCGCCGAAGCGCAGGCTGCCGAAGAAGCGCGCATTGCCGCTGAAGCGCAGGCTGCCGAGGAAGCCCGTATTGCTGTTGAAGCGCAGGCTGCCGAAGAAGCTCGTATCGCCAAAGAGGCCCAGCGAGCGGAAGATCTGCGCCTGGTCGCCGCGATGGAGGCGGAAGCTGCCGCCCTGGCCGCGCTGCCACTGGCTGCCAAGGTCGATGACGATACCCAGGAGAAGCCGCAACGGGAGGGTTTCTTCGCCCGCCTCAAGCGCAGCCTGGTGCGTACCAAGGAGAACATCGGTTCCGGCTTCTTCGGCCTGTTCAGTGGCAAGAAGATCGACGACGAGTTGTTCGAGGAGCTGGAGACCCAGCTGCTGACGGCGGATCTCGGGGTGGATACTACCAGCCGTATCATTGACGGCCTGATCCAGCACGCGGATCGCAAGCAGCTCAAGGATGCCGAGGCGCTCTACGGTCTGCTCAAGCAGGACATGGGAGAGATGCTGACCAAGGTCGAGCAGCCTCTGGTCATCGACACCAGCAAGAAGCCCTATGTGATCCTGATGGTCGGCGTCAACGGGGTGGGCAAGACCACCACCATCGGCAAGCTGGCCAAGCAGTTCCAGGCCGAGGGCAAGAACGTCATGCTGGCCGCCGGTGACACCTTCCGCGCCGCTGCCGTCGAGCAGCTGCAGGTCTGGGGTCAGCGCAACAACATTCCGGTCATCGCCCAGCACACCGGCGCCGACTCCGCCTCCGTCATCTATGATGCCATCGAGGCGGCGCGCTCCCGTGGCGCCGACGTGCTGATCGCCGATACCGCCGGCCGCCTGCAGAACAAGAGCAACCTGATGGAAGAGCTCAAGAAGGTGGTGCGGGTGATGAAGAAGCTGGACGAGGAAGCCCCCCACGAGGTCATGCTGACCCTGGACGCGGGCACCGGCCAGAACGCCCTGAGCCAGGCCAAGCTGTTCAGCGAGGCGGTGGGCCTGACTGGCATCACCCTCACCAAGCTGGACGGTACCGCCAAGGGCGGGGTCATCTTCGCGGTGGCGGACAAGTTCCAGATCCCGATCCGTTACATCGGGGTGGGCGAAGGGATCGACGACTTGCGTCCCTTCGTCGCCAACGACTTTATCGAGGCGCTGTTCAGCCGGGACGAGTAA
- the ftsE gene encoding cell division ATP-binding protein FtsE yields MIRFDKVSKVYSGGHQALQKVSFHLCKGEMAFLTGHSGAGKSTLLKLISVMERPTDGRVFFHGDDVSQIKRGQIPYVRRQIGMIFQDHRLLMDRTVFDNVALPLVIDGYSHGDINKRVAAALDKVGLLGKERYQPRMLSGGEQQRVGIARAIVNKPPLLLADEPTGNLDPQLSMDIMRLFEEFNRFGVSVLIATHDLGLIARMRYRTLTLKAGRMYSQEQEEA; encoded by the coding sequence ATGATTCGTTTCGATAAGGTCAGCAAGGTATACAGCGGCGGTCATCAGGCGCTGCAGAAAGTCAGCTTCCATTTGTGCAAAGGAGAGATGGCCTTCCTGACCGGTCACTCCGGGGCAGGCAAGAGTACCCTGCTCAAGCTCATCAGCGTGATGGAGCGGCCGACCGATGGCCGGGTCTTCTTCCACGGGGATGATGTCAGCCAGATCAAGCGGGGCCAGATCCCCTATGTGCGTCGCCAGATCGGCATGATCTTCCAGGATCACCGGCTGCTGATGGACAGAACCGTGTTCGACAACGTGGCCCTGCCTCTGGTGATCGATGGCTACAGCCATGGGGACATCAACAAGCGGGTGGCGGCGGCACTGGACAAGGTGGGGCTGCTCGGCAAGGAGCGTTACCAGCCACGCATGCTCTCCGGTGGTGAGCAGCAGCGGGTCGGCATCGCTCGTGCCATCGTCAACAAGCCGCCACTGCTGCTGGCGGATGAGCCTACCGGCAACCTGGATCCCCAGCTCTCCATGGACATCATGCGACTGTTCGAGGAGTTCAACCGCTTCGGCGTCTCGGTGCTGATCGCCACCCATGACCTGGGCCTCATCGCCCGCATGCGCTATCGCACCCTGACCCTCAAGGCGGGTCGCATGTATTCGCAAGAGCAGGAGGAGGCGTGA
- the ftsX gene encoding permease-like cell division protein FtsX, whose protein sequence is MAIVRHKQPLLRRLVMYWVDHLRQAFASMGELWRNPLASLMTLAVLGVSLALPSCFHVLLKNAEIVEGSWQTSSQISLYLRKDLPEQSILDMKQRVLLYPEVESVTYMNRDEALKEFREISGFGDALDYLDSNPLPPVLSVIPDPRWQNPEGAAELLAKLENEPGVEQGKLDLQWLTRLQGIMNLLRHTITGIAVLLLSAVLLIVGNTLRLNILNQRSEIEVLKLVGATDAFIHRPFLYTGIWFGVIGGMLAWWLTEVMVIWSEGVVKELAGLYNSNFRLVGMGAIDGFNLILLGALLGLIASWFSVHRHIRDIEPS, encoded by the coding sequence ATGGCCATCGTTCGTCATAAACAGCCGCTGTTGCGCCGCCTCGTCATGTACTGGGTGGATCACCTGCGTCAGGCGTTTGCCAGCATGGGTGAGCTGTGGCGCAATCCGCTCGCCTCCCTGATGACCCTGGCGGTGCTCGGGGTCAGCCTGGCGTTGCCCTCCTGTTTCCACGTGCTGCTGAAAAACGCCGAGATCGTGGAGGGCAGCTGGCAGACCAGTTCCCAGATCTCTCTCTATCTGCGCAAGGACTTGCCGGAGCAGAGCATCCTCGACATGAAGCAGCGCGTCCTGCTCTACCCCGAGGTGGAGTCCGTCACCTACATGAACCGGGATGAGGCGCTGAAGGAGTTTCGGGAGATCTCCGGCTTTGGCGATGCCCTCGACTACCTCGACAGCAACCCCTTGCCCCCTGTGCTCAGCGTGATCCCGGATCCCCGCTGGCAGAACCCGGAAGGGGCCGCCGAGCTGCTCGCCAAGCTGGAAAACGAACCAGGTGTCGAGCAGGGCAAGCTGGATCTGCAGTGGCTGACCCGGTTGCAGGGGATCATGAACCTGCTGCGCCATACCATCACCGGTATCGCCGTGTTGCTGCTCTCCGCCGTACTGCTGATTGTCGGCAACACGTTGCGGCTGAATATCCTCAACCAGCGATCCGAGATCGAAGTGCTCAAACTGGTGGGGGCGACCGATGCCTTTATCCATCGTCCCTTCCTCTATACCGGCATCTGGTTCGGGGTCATCGGCGGCATGCTGGCCTGGTGGCTGACCGAGGTAATGGTGATCTGGAGTGAGGGCGTGGTGAAGGAGCTGGCCGGTCTCTACAACAGCAATTTCCGGTTGGTGGGAATGGGGGCCATCGATGGCTTCAATCTGATACTGCTGGGGGCCTTGTTGGGGCTGATTGCGTCCTGGTTTTCGGTACACAGACACATTCGCGACATAGAACCCTCCTGA
- the rpoH gene encoding RNA polymerase sigma factor RpoH, translating to MGTSLQRTMALIPQGSLEGYIQAVNSIPVLSAEEERELATRLQQGGDLEAARQLVMSHLRFVVHVAKSYAGYGLPQADLVQEGNIGLMKAVKRFDPSVGVRLVSFAVHWIKAEIHEYVLRNWRMVKVATTKAQRKLFFNLRKSKKRLGWFSHDEVQAVAAELGVSPSDVTEMEARMSNYDQAFDLVGDDEDEGGFAPVHYLEDKSSDLAATIENDNWDNHATRRLSAAMATLDERSQHIIRARWLDEESKTTLQELADTYGVSAERVRQLEKNALKKLKDAMDA from the coding sequence ATGGGAACTTCATTGCAACGCACTATGGCCCTGATCCCGCAAGGTAGTCTGGAAGGCTATATCCAGGCAGTTAACTCGATTCCTGTGCTGAGCGCAGAGGAAGAGCGTGAACTGGCGACGCGTTTGCAGCAGGGTGGCGATCTCGAGGCTGCCCGTCAGCTGGTCATGTCTCACCTGCGTTTTGTTGTTCACGTGGCCAAGAGCTATGCCGGCTATGGTCTGCCCCAGGCCGATCTGGTGCAGGAAGGCAATATCGGCCTGATGAAGGCCGTCAAGCGCTTCGACCCGAGTGTCGGCGTGCGTCTGGTCTCCTTCGCCGTGCACTGGATCAAGGCCGAGATCCACGAATATGTGCTGCGCAACTGGCGCATGGTCAAGGTGGCGACCACCAAGGCCCAGCGCAAGCTCTTCTTCAACCTGCGCAAATCCAAGAAGCGTCTGGGCTGGTTCAGCCACGATGAGGTGCAGGCCGTTGCCGCCGAGCTGGGCGTGTCTCCGTCCGACGTGACCGAGATGGAAGCGCGGATGAGCAACTATGATCAGGCCTTCGATCTGGTCGGCGACGATGAAGACGAGGGTGGCTTTGCCCCGGTTCACTATCTGGAAGACAAGTCTTCCGATCTTGCTGCCACCATCGAGAACGACAACTGGGACAACCACGCCACCCGTCGTCTGAGTGCGGCCATGGCGACCCTGGATGAGCGCAGTCAGCACATCATCCGTGCCCGTTGGCTGGATGAAGAGAGCAAGACCACGTTGCAGGAGCTGGCCGATACCTACGGCGTTTCCGCGGAACGGGTGCGTCAGCTCGAGAAGAACGCGCTCAAGAAGTTGAAAGATGCCATGGATGCCTGA
- the can gene encoding carbonate dehydratase gives MKLLNDLFTNNREWAEQIKAEDPEFFATLSAQQAPEYLWIGCSDSRVPANQLMGLLPGDVFVHRNVANLVVHTDFNCLSVLQYAVEVLKVKHIIVCGHYGCGGVLAAMKNTELGLIDNWLRNIKDVYFKYREQLDAIEDEHERHDYLCELNVAEQVANVCHTTIIQNAWRKGQELAVHGWIYGIKDGLLHDLDLCISGPDQIADVYRAWPDTRPPRRR, from the coding sequence GTGAAACTGTTAAACGACTTGTTTACCAATAACCGCGAGTGGGCGGAGCAGATCAAGGCCGAGGATCCCGAGTTCTTCGCGACCCTTTCCGCCCAGCAGGCGCCTGAATATCTCTGGATCGGTTGCTCCGACAGCCGGGTGCCCGCGAACCAGCTGATGGGGCTGCTGCCGGGGGACGTGTTCGTTCACCGCAACGTCGCCAACCTGGTGGTACACACCGACTTCAACTGCCTCTCCGTGCTGCAATATGCGGTCGAGGTGCTCAAGGTGAAACACATCATCGTCTGCGGCCACTACGGTTGTGGCGGTGTGCTGGCCGCCATGAAGAACACCGAGCTGGGCCTCATCGACAACTGGTTGCGCAACATCAAGGATGTCTACTTCAAGTACCGCGAGCAGCTCGATGCCATCGAAGACGAGCACGAGCGCCACGACTACCTGTGCGAGCTGAACGTGGCCGAGCAGGTGGCCAACGTCTGCCACACCACCATCATCCAGAACGCCTGGCGCAAGGGGCAGGAGCTGGCGGTGCACGGCTGGATCTACGGGATCAAGGACGGCCTGCTGCACGATCTGGATCTCTGCATCAGCGGCCCGGATCAGATTGCCGACGTCTACCGCGCCTGGCCGGACACCCGTCCGCCCCGCCGCCGCTGA
- the hutC gene encoding histidine utilization repressor, which translates to MAPALYLQIKQHILDGIRERHYQAGDRIPTEAALCEQFAVSRMTVNKALRELVTEGWLVRTAGSGSFVADRRTESPLLAIRNIADEITERGSQYSARVIRLQRQAADEKVAVRLGLRVGAPTFHSLIVHQADGEPLQLEERFVDAERLPEYGGQDFTRQTPNSYLMEVCPLSEMEHVVEAVLPSAGEAGLLQVRVDTPCLLLHRRTWSDGYLVSYARLLSPGSRYKLSSKTQLS; encoded by the coding sequence TTGGCTCCAGCCCTCTATCTGCAGATCAAGCAACATATCCTCGACGGGATCCGCGAACGCCACTATCAGGCGGGGGACAGGATCCCGACCGAGGCGGCCCTGTGCGAGCAGTTTGCCGTGAGCCGGATGACGGTCAACAAGGCACTGCGGGAGCTGGTGACCGAGGGCTGGCTGGTGCGTACCGCCGGTTCCGGCAGCTTCGTGGCGGACAGACGGACAGAATCCCCGCTGCTGGCCATTCGCAACATCGCCGACGAGATCACCGAGCGGGGCAGTCAGTACAGCGCCCGGGTCATTCGTCTGCAGCGCCAGGCTGCCGACGAGAAGGTGGCGGTACGGCTCGGTTTGCGGGTGGGGGCACCCACCTTCCACAGCCTCATTGTCCATCAGGCGGATGGGGAGCCGTTGCAGCTGGAGGAGCGCTTTGTCGATGCGGAGCGTCTGCCGGAGTATGGCGGTCAGGACTTCACTCGCCAGACCCCGAACAGCTATCTGATGGAAGTCTGCCCTCTCTCGGAGATGGAGCATGTGGTGGAGGCCGTGTTGCCGAGCGCCGGTGAAGCGGGATTGTTGCAGGTGCGGGTCGATACACCTTGTCTGCTGCTGCACAGGCGTACCTGGTCGGACGGTTATCTGGTTTCCTACGCCAGATTGCTGTCACCCGGCTCTCGCTACAAGTTGAGTTCAAAGACTCAACTCAGCTAG